In Nitrosophilus alvini, the following are encoded in one genomic region:
- the coaD gene encoding pantetheine-phosphate adenylyltransferase, with translation MKKVVYPGTFDPITKGHMDIIKRAATLFESVIVAVAVSSEKKPMFDIETRIMMAKKAIKSYKNVEVVSFDTLLVDFCEKVDANVIIRGLRAVSDFEYELQMGYANQSLKEDLETVYLMPSLKNAFISSSVVRTILKYGGDISHLVPKEVLEVLEEIDRK, from the coding sequence ATGAAAAAAGTTGTATATCCCGGTACTTTTGACCCTATAACAAAGGGGCATATGGATATCATCAAAAGAGCGGCAACTCTTTTTGAGAGCGTCATAGTCGCCGTTGCTGTTTCAAGTGAAAAGAAACCTATGTTTGATATCGAAACAAGAATCATGATGGCAAAAAAAGCGATCAAATCATACAAAAATGTTGAAGTGGTCAGTTTCGATACTCTTTTGGTGGATTTCTGCGAAAAAGTGGATGCAAATGTCATCATAAGAGGACTAAGAGCCGTAAGCGACTTTGAGTATGAGTTGCAGATGGGGTATGCCAACCAGTCTTTGAAAGAGGATCTAGAAACCGTATATCTGATGCCAAGTCTCAAAAACGCATTCATCAGCTCTTCCGTCGTCAGGACTATTTTGAAATACGGAGGAGACATATCTCATCTGGTACCCAAAGAGGTATTGGAAGTGTTGGAGGAAATAGATAGAAAGTAG
- the tmk gene encoding dTMP kinase, with protein MYVILEGIDRAGKSTQIELLKKRYPKALFTKEPGGTPFGQKIRDIVLNTKNISPRAEALLFLADRNEHIQKVIKPNIEKLIISDRGFVSGVAYAHVKENIDLETLLWLNSFAMENIEPDKIVLIEISKDALLKRMHTEKLDTIEARGVEYLLKVQEIMKKTILKTGIEHLFIDASLDKETINHKISDFIEKGR; from the coding sequence ATGTATGTTATTTTGGAAGGAATAGACAGAGCGGGTAAAAGCACCCAGATAGAGCTTTTGAAAAAAAGATATCCCAAAGCTCTCTTTACTAAAGAGCCTGGTGGAACGCCATTTGGACAAAAGATAAGAGATATAGTACTAAATACAAAAAATATCAGCCCAAGAGCGGAAGCACTGCTGTTTCTTGCCGACAGAAACGAACATATTCAAAAGGTTATAAAACCAAATATCGAAAAACTGATCATCAGTGATAGAGGTTTTGTATCAGGGGTGGCATACGCTCATGTAAAAGAAAATATAGATCTTGAGACCCTGCTCTGGCTGAACAGTTTCGCTATGGAAAATATAGAGCCGGACAAAATCGTCCTGATAGAGATATCCAAAGATGCGCTGCTAAAAAGAATGCACACAGAAAAACTCGATACCATAGAAGCGAGAGGCGTAGAGTATCTTTTGAAAGTTCAGGAAATCATGAAAAAAACCATACTCAAAACAGGTATCGAACATCTTTTTATAGACGCTTCTTTGGATAAAGAGACAATAAACCACAAAATTTCCGACTTTATCGAAAAGGGAAGATAA
- the hisS gene encoding histidine--tRNA ligase — MTIKALRGMKDILPPQSDKFLYFIENATKIAERYGFRYIETPLLEETALFKRSVGESSDIVGKEMYQFIDKGGNDVCLRPEGTAGIVRSFIEHKLDRMQQTYRFFYYGPMFRYERPQKGRLREFHQFGCETFGEGSVYEDANMILLIKDILDFFKIKYSLKINSLGCPNCMPLYRKKLVDYLEGLENRLCVDCIRRTDTNPIRVLDCKIENCQKELKEAPKLLDNLCEECKNDFEKLKQLLKKNSVSFEVDPNLVRGLDYYTKTAFEFVSAEIGAQSAVAGGGRFDRLVEFLGGKPTPAIGFAIGMERILDLIEMPETKREGIYLGALSENAIDTIFTLAHKKREKEKVFMEYRKKSLKAHLKAADKANAKYAAIIGEEEIKNGTIWVKDLENKKEKVIDLEQF; from the coding sequence ATGACTATAAAAGCTTTAAGGGGTATGAAAGATATTCTTCCGCCGCAGAGCGATAAATTTTTATATTTTATAGAAAACGCCACAAAAATAGCCGAAAGGTACGGATTCAGATATATAGAAACGCCTCTTCTTGAAGAGACCGCTCTTTTTAAAAGAAGTGTGGGAGAAAGCAGCGACATTGTGGGCAAAGAGATGTATCAGTTTATAGACAAAGGGGGAAACGACGTATGTCTTCGCCCGGAAGGCACGGCCGGAATCGTCAGAAGTTTCATAGAACACAAACTGGACCGTATGCAGCAGACATACAGATTTTTCTATTACGGCCCTATGTTCAGATACGAAAGACCGCAAAAGGGAAGACTCAGAGAGTTTCATCAGTTCGGCTGCGAAACTTTCGGCGAAGGAAGCGTATATGAAGATGCGAATATGATTTTGCTTATAAAAGATATACTGGACTTTTTCAAAATAAAATATTCGCTCAAAATAAACTCCCTAGGTTGTCCAAACTGTATGCCTCTGTACAGAAAAAAACTGGTTGATTATCTAGAAGGGCTCGAAAACAGACTCTGTGTCGATTGTATACGAAGAACTGACACCAATCCGATAAGAGTTCTTGACTGCAAGATAGAAAACTGCCAAAAAGAGCTCAAAGAGGCGCCAAAACTTCTGGACAACCTTTGTGAAGAGTGCAAAAACGACTTTGAAAAGCTAAAACAGCTTCTAAAAAAGAACAGCGTCTCATTCGAGGTAGACCCCAATCTTGTAAGAGGTCTCGACTACTACACTAAAACCGCATTCGAATTTGTCAGTGCCGAGATAGGTGCCCAAAGCGCGGTAGCCGGTGGGGGAAGATTCGATAGACTTGTAGAGTTTTTGGGCGGCAAACCCACTCCGGCCATAGGTTTTGCCATCGGAATGGAGAGGATTCTGGATCTGATAGAGATGCCGGAAACAAAAAGAGAAGGGATCTATCTTGGCGCTTTGAGCGAAAATGCTATAGACACTATTTTCACTCTGGCACATAAGAAAAGAGAAAAAGAAAAAGTCTTTATGGAATATAGAAAGAAAAGCCTGAAAGCCCATCTCAAAGCTGCAGACAAGGCAAATGCAAAATATGCGGCTATAATCGGAGAGGAAGAGATCAAAAACGGAACAATATGGGTAAAAGATCTTGAAAACAAGAAAGAAAAAGTTATAGATCTGGAACAGTTCTGA
- the speA gene encoding biosynthetic arginine decarboxylase — translation MFDYGIKQWAKDDFIIENGLVKVNHSVKPSLIEITKKIRDTGVRGPILIRFPHLIKKQIDSLYTQFNRAIDTFDYRGGFNAVFPLKVNQFPNFIKSLVDIAQEYNYGLEAGSKAELIIAMAYNNKNAPITVNGFKDKGMISLGFIAAKMGYDITLTIEGLNELETILEVAKELGEPLPNIGLRIRLHSSGIGIWAKSGGINSKFGLTSTELLEAVDLLKSNNLLEKFRMIHFHIGSQISEIAPVKKALREAGNIYAELRKMGAKNLDAINLGGGLAVEYSQHENIHNRNYTLTEFTNDVVYLLKEISAQKGVAEPMIYTESGRFIAASHAVLIAPVLELFSQEYTEKGLKLKKENPPLIEELYDLYKTINSANAIEYLHDSLDHMESLLTLFDLGYIDLQDRSNTEILVHLIIKKAIELTTSSNSQELKRIQDRVQERYLLNFSLFQSLPDFWGLKQRFPVMPLSHLDKTPTRSASLWDITCDSDGEIDFNIDYPLYLHDIDVKKEEYFLAFFLVGAYQETLGMKHNLFTHPTEVTVEFEEEGYTLENIVEAQSILDILYDLDYDINDLQSRLKTNIAESDKIKIDEKEKILEQLAFHLHENSYLKMVTKKEG, via the coding sequence ATGTTTGACTACGGCATAAAACAGTGGGCAAAAGATGACTTTATCATCGAAAACGGACTGGTAAAGGTAAACCATTCCGTCAAGCCCTCTTTGATAGAAATTACAAAAAAAATCAGAGACACAGGTGTAAGAGGACCTATACTCATAAGATTTCCACACCTTATAAAAAAACAGATAGATTCTCTTTATACGCAATTTAACAGAGCGATCGACACTTTTGACTACAGAGGGGGGTTCAATGCCGTTTTTCCGCTGAAAGTAAATCAGTTTCCAAACTTCATAAAATCTCTTGTGGATATTGCACAGGAGTACAACTATGGACTTGAAGCGGGAAGTAAAGCCGAACTTATCATAGCGATGGCCTACAATAACAAAAACGCCCCCATCACGGTAAACGGCTTCAAAGATAAAGGCATGATAAGCCTCGGTTTTATCGCGGCAAAAATGGGATATGACATAACTTTGACCATAGAAGGTCTAAACGAACTCGAAACCATACTCGAAGTTGCAAAAGAGCTAGGAGAACCTCTCCCCAATATAGGTCTGAGGATTCGTCTGCACAGCTCCGGTATAGGTATATGGGCAAAAAGCGGCGGCATCAATTCCAAATTTGGACTCACTTCTACGGAGCTTCTCGAAGCGGTTGATCTTTTAAAATCGAACAATCTTCTTGAGAAGTTCAGAATGATACATTTTCATATAGGATCCCAGATAAGCGAAATAGCCCCTGTAAAAAAAGCCCTTAGAGAAGCGGGAAACATATATGCCGAACTTAGAAAAATGGGTGCGAAAAACCTCGACGCCATCAACCTTGGCGGGGGTCTTGCCGTTGAATACTCCCAGCATGAAAATATTCACAACAGAAACTATACCCTTACTGAGTTTACAAACGATGTGGTCTATCTGCTAAAAGAGATTTCAGCGCAAAAAGGCGTTGCAGAGCCTATGATATATACAGAATCCGGAAGGTTCATAGCGGCAAGCCATGCAGTACTTATCGCACCGGTACTGGAGCTCTTTTCACAGGAATACACCGAAAAGGGCCTGAAACTAAAAAAAGAGAACCCTCCTTTGATAGAAGAGCTATACGATCTTTATAAAACGATAAACAGTGCAAACGCCATAGAGTACCTTCACGACAGCCTCGATCATATGGAGTCTTTGCTGACTCTTTTCGATCTTGGATATATAGACCTTCAGGACAGGTCAAACACCGAAATTCTCGTACATCTCATCATCAAAAAAGCGATTGAGCTGACAACCTCCTCTAATTCGCAGGAACTTAAAAGAATACAGGACAGGGTTCAAGAGCGATATCTTCTGAACTTCTCTCTTTTTCAAAGCCTGCCAGATTTCTGGGGATTAAAACAGCGTTTCCCGGTGATGCCGCTAAGCCATCTGGACAAAACCCCTACTAGAAGCGCATCGCTCTGGGACATAACATGTGACAGTGACGGTGAGATCGATTTTAATATAGACTATCCTCTATATCTGCACGATATCGATGTAAAAAAAGAGGAGTATTTTTTAGCCTTCTTTCTTGTAGGCGCCTATCAGGAGACGTTAGGCATGAAACACAACCTTTTCACCCACCCTACCGAAGTGACTGTAGAGTTCGAAGAAGAGGGATACACTCTTGAAAATATCGTAGAAGCTCAGAGTATTCTCGATATTTTATATGATCTTGATTATGATATAAATGATCTGCAAAGCAGACTAAAAACAAACATCGCAGAATCTGATAAAATTAAAATAGATGAAAAAGAGAAGATATTGGAACAGCTGGCTTTTCATCTGCATGAAAACAGTTATCTGAAAATGGTTACCAAAAAGGAAGGCTGA